In Sphaeramia orbicularis chromosome 12, fSphaOr1.1, whole genome shotgun sequence, the following proteins share a genomic window:
- the LOC115430541 gene encoding ankyrin repeat and SOCS box protein 13-like has translation MEIESTQPYFFGDIGCWSERTEVHKAASQGQVSQLQNLIQSGASVNVVAVDSITPLHEACLHGQVQCVRMLLDAGAQVDARNVDGSTPLCDACSAGSLECVRLLLEHGAKANPALTSRTASPLHEACMGGKSDCVKLLVAMGAGLEAYDLYHGTPLHVACVNEHIDCVKVLLNAGAKVNSTRLHETPLHHAAKNMQVDMIEILVEFGANLYARDQHDRRPVDYTVPGSPSAVCLRFYETTPMSLQQLSRLAVRNQLGTRALKVIGQLEIPKLIISYLCYQ, from the exons ATGGAAATTGAAAGTACTCAGCCGTACTTCTTTGGAGACATAG GCTGCTGGTCTGAGAGAACAGAGGTGCATAAAGCAGCCTCCCAGGGCCAGGTGTCCCAGCTGCAGAACCTCATCCAGAGTGGAGCTTCAGTCAACGTCGTGGCTGTGGACTCCATCACGCCGCTTCATGAGGCCTGTCTCCATGGACAGGTCCAGTGTGTTCGCATGCTGTTGGACGCTGGAGCGCAG GTGGATGCGAGGAACGTTGATGGTAGTACTCCACTGTGTGATGCCTGCTCAGCTGGTAGTCTGGAGTGTGTGAGGCTTTTGCTGGAGCACGGTGCCAAGGCCAACCCCGCCCTCACTTCTCGCACAGCTTCACCCCTCCATGAGGCCTGCATGGGAG GAAAATCAGATTGTGTGAAGCTCCTTGTTGCCATGGGTGCTGGTCTGGAGGCATATGACCTTTACCACGGGACACCGCTGCATGTCGCTTGTGTTAATGAACACATAGACTGTGTTAAAGTGTTGCTTAATGCAG GGGCTAAAGTAAACTCTACCAGGCTACATGAGACCCCGCTGCACCACGCTGCTAAAAACATGCAAGTGGACATGATCGAAATACTGGTGGAGTTTGGGGCCAACCTCTACGCTAGAGACCAACATGACAGGAGGCCTGTGGACTACACCGTACCAGGCTCTCCATCTGCTGTCTGCCTACGGTTTTATGAGA CCACTCCTATGAGTCTGCAGCAGCTCAGCAGATTGGCAGTGAGGAACCAGCTTGGCACCAGAGCACTAAAGGTCATAGGTCAACTGGAGATACCAAAACTCATCATCAGCTACCTCTGCTATCAGTGA